Part of the Scyliorhinus torazame isolate Kashiwa2021f chromosome 25, sScyTor2.1, whole genome shotgun sequence genome, tgagggtcagtgtatggggatccagtgagggtcagtgtatggggatccagtgagggtcagtgtatggggatccagtgagggtcagtgtatggaggatccagtgagggtcagtgtatgggggatccagtgagggtcagtgtatgggggatccagtgaggatcagtgtatgGGGGATCCAGTGAAGTTCAGTGTatgggggatccagtgagggtcagtgtatgggggatccagtgagggtcagtgtatggggatccagtgagggtcagtgtatgggggatccagtgagggtcagtgtatggggatccagtgagggtcagtgtatggGGATCCAGTGAGGTTCAGTGACTGATTCCGGATTCAGAGAGTCTGTCCCGGGGTTTCTCTCCGCCCTGCTGCAGTTCGCGCTCTGGCCGCCGGGGGCTCCGAGGGCGCTGCCGGCGGCGGGGCCGCTCCTCAGTCCCGGGCGGCGGAGGGGaaacggcggcggcggcggccGGAGGCGGAAAACCGGTaaatacccccgcccccccctccggtaaatactcccctcccccctccggtaaatactcccctccccccccctccggtaaataccccctcccccccccggtaaatacccccgccccctcccggtaaatacccccgccctcccccccccggtaaatacccccgcccccccctccggtaaatacccccgccctcccccccccggtaaatacccccgccctcccccccccggtaaatacccccgccctcccccccccggtaaatacccccgccctccccccccccggtaaatacccccgccctcccctccggtaaatacccccgccctcccctccggtaaatacccccgccctcccctccggtaaatacccccgccctccccccccccggtaaatacccccgccctcccccccccggtaaatactcccccccccccccggtaaatacTCCCCCCCCCGGTAAATACTCCCCTCCCCCCGGtaaataccccccctcccccccccccggtaaatactcccctccccccggtaaataccccccctccccccccggtaaatactcccccccccccaccggtaaatactcccccccccccccaccggtaaatactcccctccccccggtaaatactcccctccccccggtaaataccccccctcccacccccggtaaatactcccccccccccggtaaatactcccccccccccggtaaatactcccccccccccggtaaatactcccccccccccccccccggtaaatactccccccccccccccccggtaaatactccccccccccccggtaaatactccccccccccccgtaaatactcccctccccccggtaaatactcccccccccccggtaaatacTCCCCCCCCCGGtaaataccccccctcccccccccctggtaAATACTCCCCTCCCCCCGGTAAATACTCCCCCCCCCCGGTAAATACTCCCCCCCCCGGTAAATACTCCCCCCCCCGgtaaatactccccccccccccccggtaaatacTCCCTCCCCTGGTAaataccccccctcccacccccggtaAATACTCCCCTCCCCCCGGTAAATACTCCCCTCCCGCGGtaaatactcccctcccccccggtaAATACTCCCCTCCCCCGGtaaatactcccctcccccccggtaAATACTCCCCTCCCCGGTAAATACTCCCCTCCCGCGGTAAATACTCCCTTCCCCCCGGTAAATACTCCCCTCCCCCGGTAAATACTCCCCTCCCCTGGTAAATACTCCCCTCCCCCCGGTAAATACTCCCCTCCCCCCGGTAAATACTCCCCTTCCCCGGTAAATACTCCCCTCCCCCGGTAAATACTCCCCTTCCCCtgtaaatacccccctcccccggtaAATACTCCCAATAAATACTCCCTTCCCTGGTAAATATCCCCAGTAAATACTCCCAGTTAATACTCCCAGTAAATACTCCCTTCCCCTGGAAAATACTCACAGTAAATACTCCCTTCCAAGGAAAATACTCCCAGTAAATACTCCCTTCCCCTGGTAAATACTCCTCCTGCCAAATTCCCCCGGTAAATTCTCCCAGTAAATACTCCCTTCCCTGGTAAATACTCCCAGTAAATACTCCATTCCCCGGGATCTCTGCTGCCGCTTTCTTCCCTGTCAATGCTGCGCAACAGGGGCCAAGGGGCAAAATATTGAGCGAGAGTATCCCTGTGTGATGCAGCCGTTCTGTTATCTGGAGATCGTCTGATCAGGCTAGTTGTGGGAGCGGATTTCATTCATGTTCCTTCATCTCTTTTTTTGCAGTGCGAGTTTCTCCGTGGGGTTTCCTGGTTTCCAGCCCTGAATCAAACCGAGTAGCGGGGAATCGTGAATGGGCCCGGACGCAGGGCTGGCAGTACAGGACGAGATGGCTGCTCGAACTGTTGGGCCTGTTTCTAGGTATCGTCTGTTAACGGATTCGATCAGCCATTGGTGTCTCGCCGGTAGTTCGTCTTGAAGCTGAGACCCCCGATCAGCGTTGATTCCCTCTCACTCCCGGAAAACATGTCGGATCCGCAAGAAAACCAGAGGCCGGAGAAGGATAAGCGGGCTGTGAGGCCAAAGGTCCGGCGGGGGGACCCAGAAGATCAGGCGGAAGGTCGGAGCAAAAGGAAGAACCGAAATTCCCATAAATCCGAGGTCTCCACCGGCGCCTCGGGAATAGAACAAAAGGAGGGGAATGTCGAGAATCCTTCGGGCGGGAGAGCGGGGAAACAGAACCTGGATCTGACCCGGGAGAAGGATTCCCGTGACTTTGGAGCGTGCAAACTGCACAGCAGATCCCTGAGGCAGCGGATACAGGATGTTGTGGGCCAGTGTTTTCCCATTAAATCCCACAGCCTACATTCTGCCATCTTATCCTCCTCCAGAAGGAAGATCCACATTAGCGAACTGATGCTTGATAAATGCCCCTTTCCTGCCGGCACAGATTTAGCACAGAAATGGTACCTGATCAAGCAGCACACGGCCCCAGTCTCACAGAGCCCACCGATGCTGGATACCGCACCTTCTGGCGGGACGCCGGTGGAGGATGAAGATGACCGTCTGAGAGAGAGAAGGCGGATCAGCATTGAGCAGGGGGTTGAGCCCCCACCCCACGCACAGATTCACACCTTTGAGGTGACAGCACAGATTAACCCCTTGTACAAACTGGGGCCCAAACTGGCGCCAGGAATGAACGAGCTGGCTGGAGATGACCGGGCCACGCTCCAGGTACAGGAGAGTGCGCCCGTCGAAGAGgttccccctccccaactgcccccaGAGCAGGTGGAGATCAAAGATGGCTATCGCGCCCACACGCAGATCGACTACATCCACTGCCTGGTTCCCGACCTCCTGGAGTTGACCACTTTTCCTTGCTACTGGGGGGTGATGGATCGGTACCAGGCTGAGGCTCTGCTGGAGAGTAAACCAGAGGGAGCCTTCCTGCTGCGGGACTCTGCCCAGGAGGACTACCTCTTCTCGGTCAGCTTCCGCAGGTACAGCCGCTCCCTGCATGCACGCATTGAGCAGTGGAACCACAATTTCAGCTTTGATGTCCACGACCCCAGCGTCTTCCACGCCCCCACTGTCACCGGCCTGCTGGAGCACTACAAGGATCCCAACTCCTGCATGTTCTTCGAACCACTCCTCTCCAGCCCCATCAACAGGACCTTCCCGTTCAGTCTCCAGCACATCTGCCGGGCTGCCATTTCCAGCTGCTCCACCTACGATGGGATCGACCTCCTCCCGATTCCCAACACCCTGAAGGAATACCTGAAGGAATATCATTACAAGCAAAAGGTGCGAGTGCGTCGACTCGATGCCAGGTGAAACCAGCAGAAACTCACTGTAACTGGACCTCCTCCAAACCCCGCAGATGGAGGAGCAACTTTAAATAACTTTCTTATCGTTTACTATTTATTTGAAGATTACAAATTCTGACCTTAACCTAACAGTATTTTCTTGCGGTTTTTCTGTGCTAATTCTATGTTCGTTGGAGCACCAAAGTATTGCAGCATTAAAAGCACAGGTATGTGCaatgcaaagctccctctgcactgtccccaaaacACACCTTGCCACCCTCCTGCTCCCCAAACCACACAGGAGTCGGTCCTCCTGCATTAATGCGATATCTTATCCATTAGCTACACCAGCCACCCTGCGTCTGATCGCCGCTCCTGGTGCCAATCAACCCCCACGTTGTGACTGACCAACTCATCTCACATCCGATTCCCACATCTCCTGAATTAAGACTGCATCTGTTATCCAGCCTGGATTGAAACGTGGGTCTAAGAGATGAAAGTCCAGGTGCGCCATGTGTCACCTTTGTTTActgcatttccccccccctcccccacacctcacccccccccccccccccccccccccctgccccaattCAATTGTTAATCCAAATTTTCCCCCTTTTAAGTTTGAAAAGACACTGGGTGGGGGAGATAAAACTGAAGCCATAAATCACCATTGGGACCATGACTGAGAGCTGCTTGGTTAAAGGTTTAGTTGTTACACTCTTTTGGTGTAGAGATGGACCACGTTAACTGCGGGTAATTAACCAGACATTGCTTCCAGAGATTCCATCCATATCTGTTAGCCATGTCCCCTACGGCCACCAAGTGTACGGATTGTCAATGCACTGAGCTATTGATGCTATTGACCAGAACACAATCTTAATCTAGCACATGATTGTTTTGATGTATGTCATTAAATTCTgaagagtgattttttttttttaaggttgtAATCTCATTGCGTAACTCCGGACGGGCCTGTGGATAAATCTACTGCACGTTTCAGCCCTGTGGGTGATCTGTTCTGAGTTTGGTGCTCTCAGTTCAGGTCAGAATTTGGCCTTTACTTTAGGTGTCTGCTGCGATCTAACAGTTTGTGGCTATACTCTGTCTAGGATCCATTCAGGATGCGACTCCTGACGTTTACAGGTACCGGCGCAAATCCTACATGGGCAGAGGCTTGTAAATCTTCTTGATAAAATCACTGGGTAACTGACAGATTGGTGAGGTTACAAATCCAGAGCTGCTGGATACACTTGTTTTATTTGGAGTCATATTTTTCACCTACATAATTCTTTGATCCAAGAGTCATTCAGCAAATACTGAGGGCTAGTTAGTTGCAGGAGGAGTTAAATTGATGCAAGGTATGTTCAGAATTGATGCCTGGATAAATTAAAAGCTGAAACTAATctatacagttgtccctcagttcaTCAAGCTTCATTAAATGTCTTCGATGGTCCGTGAGCTTAGGCATGTGGTCAGATATCATTGTAATggaggggcagcgcggtagcattgtgattagcactatggcttcacagctccagggtcccaggtttgattcccacttgggtcactgtctgcggagtctgcacgttctccccgggtctgcgcaggtttcctcccacagtccaaagatgtgcaggataggtggattggccatgataaattacccttaggttagttggggttgctgggttgcagggatagggtggaggtgtgggtttaggtagggtactctttccaagagccggtgcagactctgggctgaatggcctccttctgcactgtaaattctatgatatctatgatgatATCTATGATCGAGTTCACCCATAGTTCTTAGCAAGAGTGACATCTCTATTATaagtgcacacacactcacacacctgggATTTTTGCACAAATTCACTCCCTCTCCCGCTGTAACTTTGGAGGAAGATTGTCCATTTCGCCTCTTGAGTTTCCTCTGTAA contains:
- the socs9 gene encoding suppressor of cytokine signaling 9 translates to MSDPQENQRPEKDKRAVRPKVRRGDPEDQAEGRSKRKNRNSHKSEVSTGASGIEQKEGNVENPSGGRAGKQNLDLTREKDSRDFGACKLHSRSLRQRIQDVVGQCFPIKSHSLHSAILSSSRRKIHISELMLDKCPFPAGTDLAQKWYLIKQHTAPVSQSPPMLDTAPSGGTPVEDEDDRLRERRRISIEQGVEPPPHAQIHTFEVTAQINPLYKLGPKLAPGMNELAGDDRATLQVQESAPVEEVPPPQLPPEQVEIKDGYRAHTQIDYIHCLVPDLLELTTFPCYWGVMDRYQAEALLESKPEGAFLLRDSAQEDYLFSVSFRRYSRSLHARIEQWNHNFSFDVHDPSVFHAPTVTGLLEHYKDPNSCMFFEPLLSSPINRTFPFSLQHICRAAISSCSTYDGIDLLPIPNTLKEYLKEYHYKQKVRVRRLDAR